Proteins encoded in a region of the Candidatus Glassbacteria bacterium genome:
- a CDS encoding N-acylglucosamine 2-epimerase: MRDKLRDRLAEIEHHLTEELLPYWRMRGDDPEYGGFLTCFDPAGKPTGESDKNLLANCRLVFSFSLIAREGLDHDGSFLRRATEGAQWVLDHFTDREHGGYYWIVERDGTPLNPRKIIYGHSFVVYAFSELAMATGEDRWLAAAVETFELLQNKAADQTDGGYWEFFERNWDHSPPGPGGGDRKSLDVHMHLMEAFTNLYAAAGDPVHATRTRELIGLLTERMLHPEHGTGIAQFDRSFNPLRAILFDNVWGSDRDMEDSSGRPLDNTSYGHNVELGWLLRWSLGVLGEVLGGYRRKILRLYDHCLRFGIDRQLGGVFCEGPNAGAARERNKEFWQQAETMVAMLDGYEITGDQRYLEGYDNVHRFVFDRMINHALGEWLPLFDEHNNVIWDYMGHRWKINYHTVRGMIECRRRLNTLLSEDSSA; the protein is encoded by the coding sequence ATGCGTGACAAACTGCGGGACCGGCTCGCTGAAATCGAGCATCACCTGACAGAGGAGCTGTTACCATACTGGCGCATGCGGGGCGATGACCCGGAGTACGGCGGGTTCCTCACCTGTTTCGACCCGGCTGGAAAACCCACCGGCGAATCCGACAAGAACCTGCTGGCCAACTGCCGGCTGGTCTTCTCGTTCAGCCTGATCGCCCGCGAGGGCCTGGACCACGACGGTTCGTTTCTCCGCCGGGCGACCGAGGGGGCGCAATGGGTGCTGGACCATTTCACAGACCGTGAGCATGGCGGGTATTACTGGATTGTCGAGCGTGACGGCACCCCGCTTAACCCGCGAAAAATAATCTACGGCCACTCTTTCGTGGTCTACGCGTTCAGCGAGCTGGCCATGGCCACCGGCGAGGACAGGTGGCTGGCCGCGGCTGTCGAAACCTTTGAGCTGCTGCAAAACAAGGCGGCCGATCAAACAGACGGCGGCTACTGGGAATTTTTCGAGCGCAACTGGGATCATTCGCCGCCCGGACCCGGCGGCGGAGACCGCAAGAGCCTGGACGTGCACATGCACCTGATGGAGGCGTTCACCAATCTGTATGCCGCCGCCGGCGACCCCGTTCACGCCACGCGTACCCGCGAGCTGATCGGCCTGCTTACCGAGCGGATGCTGCACCCGGAGCACGGCACGGGTATCGCCCAGTTCGACAGGAGTTTCAATCCCCTGCGCGCGATCCTGTTCGACAATGTCTGGGGCTCGGACCGCGACATGGAAGACAGCAGCGGACGCCCGCTGGACAACACATCCTACGGCCACAACGTGGAACTGGGCTGGCTGCTGCGCTGGAGCCTGGGAGTGCTCGGAGAGGTTCTCGGCGGCTATCGCCGGAAAATCCTGCGGCTTTACGACCACTGCCTGCGCTTCGGGATAGACCGGCAGCTCGGCGGGGTGTTCTGCGAGGGACCCAACGCTGGAGCTGCCAGGGAACGCAACAAGGAATTCTGGCAGCAGGCCGAGACCATGGTGGCGATGCTCGACGGCTACGAGATCACCGGCGATCAGCGCTACCTGGAAGGCTACGACAATGTCCACCGCTTCGTGTTCGACCGGATGATCAATCATGCGCTCGGGGAGTGGCTGCCCCTGTTCGATGAGCACAACAACGTGATCTGGGATTATATGGGCCACCGCTGGAAAATAAATTACCATACAGTACGCGGCATGATCGAGTGCCGCCGCCGGTTGAATACCTTGCTTTCAGAAGACAGTTCAGCTTAA
- a CDS encoding Gfo/Idh/MocA family oxidoreductase has protein sequence MQNERRDLSRREFIGRSASALAAAGALSAAAGVGAMGAAPAKKRVALVGTGSRGSATWGQNLIEGYGDLVEMVGLCDVNIKRARFARSIIPGNAPVFTDFDEMVRTTRPDAVIVTTVDALHERYVCRAMELGCDAISEKPLCTDAEQAQRIIDTRKRTGRRLDVTFNARYGMSTMKAKELLMEGAIGEIYSADYAEFLDLDHGASYFRRWHGLKQCSGTLLCHKASHHFDQLNWWLDARPVEISAFGDLKKYGRNGEFRHVNCRRCTFKNKCELYWDIMQNKRYVDLYVNCEDQDGYFRDACLYRRAINIYDTMSVQIRYDSGAIVTYSLNATSATEGQYIVFHGSKGRLELHNYDRRSWDVSPRSNVRLWRNFKDAEIVKLERRTVSGGHGGADTLIKDKLFKPGTEDQLAQRAGLEDGIMSSIIGIAAYTSIEQGRPVRVDELITL, from the coding sequence ATGCAGAACGAACGGCGCGATTTGAGCAGACGTGAATTTATCGGCAGGAGCGCATCCGCGCTGGCTGCGGCGGGAGCGCTGAGCGCGGCGGCGGGAGTTGGCGCTATGGGTGCTGCCCCGGCCAAAAAGCGAGTGGCGCTGGTGGGAACCGGCAGCCGCGGCAGCGCCACCTGGGGTCAGAACCTGATCGAGGGCTACGGCGACTTGGTGGAGATGGTCGGCCTGTGCGATGTCAATATCAAGCGCGCCAGGTTCGCCCGGAGCATCATCCCCGGCAACGCGCCGGTGTTTACCGATTTCGACGAGATGGTGCGGACAACCAGGCCCGATGCCGTGATCGTGACCACGGTCGATGCGCTGCACGAGCGCTATGTCTGCCGCGCGATGGAGCTGGGCTGCGATGCGATCAGTGAAAAACCTCTCTGCACCGACGCCGAGCAGGCCCAGCGGATTATCGATACCCGCAAGCGCACCGGACGGCGGCTGGATGTCACCTTCAACGCCCGCTACGGCATGAGCACGATGAAGGCCAAGGAACTGCTGATGGAGGGCGCTATCGGGGAGATCTACTCGGCCGACTACGCCGAGTTCCTCGACCTCGACCACGGCGCCAGCTACTTCCGTCGCTGGCACGGGCTGAAACAGTGCAGCGGCACCCTGCTGTGCCATAAGGCGTCCCACCATTTCGATCAGCTCAACTGGTGGCTTGATGCGCGGCCGGTGGAGATCAGCGCTTTCGGAGACCTGAAGAAGTACGGCCGCAACGGCGAGTTCCGCCATGTCAACTGCCGGCGGTGCACGTTCAAAAACAAGTGTGAACTCTATTGGGATATCATGCAGAACAAGCGCTATGTCGATCTGTATGTCAACTGCGAGGACCAGGACGGCTATTTCCGCGACGCCTGCCTGTACCGCCGGGCGATCAACATCTACGACACGATGAGCGTGCAGATCCGCTACGACAGCGGGGCGATAGTCACTTACAGCCTTAACGCCACCAGCGCCACCGAGGGTCAGTATATCGTGTTCCACGGCAGCAAGGGACGCCTGGAGCTGCACAACTACGACCGCCGGAGCTGGGACGTGTCTCCGCGCAGCAACGTCAGGCTATGGCGTAATTTCAAAGATGCGGAGATCGTGAAGCTTGAGCGAAGAACGGTCAGCGGCGGCCACGGCGGAGCGGACACGCTGATCAAGGATAAGCTCTTCAAGCCCGGAACCGAGGACCAGCTTGCCCAGCGCGCCGGGCTGGAGGACGGGATCATGAGTTCGATCATCGGGATTGCCGCTTACACCAGTATCGAGCAGGGACGACCGGTGAGGGTGGACGAGCTGATTACACTGTGA
- a CDS encoding xylose isomerase: MDAKIAYSPFENYGLAQPFGPEVRHSAGQTVEGTSLSDIRNQALRLDPQQRIEQVLNAPRPRYSAGVWFFGEHSSRFHGSYKEEMGLRRRLDLAAEMAQYGLAAVEAHEPWEISLETLEFYEKLREDSGVTVAVIAGIGGDFRMKDAQFGTTSSPLGDVRDKYAAHTVEQLKLVRQLSEDQGHPAVAICWPGIDGYTYPLGTDFYDMWDRFEAALAEAIDEVPGVRVAIEPKPYEPTINNIWRNTADGIIMARNVEARLKTSENRKLLEAGHCLVGLNPEIGHVRMGFEEVAGSYSAVLRDGRLAHTHWNAQPLGNFDQDLNPGVVGPESLEALVWVLKLYGYRGFCGLDINPERMPVEAAIAKGINAIEVAWGVVENIDPAELLAAYHSPDVNRGWIEDIITRARARGIDESRLIAREVVAEFESRPMG; encoded by the coding sequence ATGGATGCAAAAATCGCATACTCGCCGTTCGAGAATTATGGCCTGGCCCAGCCGTTCGGACCGGAAGTACGCCACAGCGCCGGCCAGACTGTGGAGGGAACATCGCTGAGCGATATCCGCAACCAGGCCCTCCGTCTCGACCCGCAGCAGAGGATCGAACAGGTGCTGAACGCGCCGCGGCCTCGCTATTCGGCCGGAGTCTGGTTTTTCGGCGAACACAGCAGCAGGTTCCACGGCTCGTACAAGGAAGAGATGGGCCTGCGCCGGCGGCTCGACCTGGCGGCGGAAATGGCGCAATACGGACTGGCGGCGGTGGAGGCTCACGAGCCGTGGGAAATCTCGCTCGAAACCCTGGAGTTCTACGAAAAGCTCCGCGAGGACAGCGGGGTAACCGTGGCCGTGATCGCCGGGATCGGCGGCGATTTCAGGATGAAAGACGCCCAGTTCGGCACCACCAGCAGCCCGTTGGGCGATGTCCGTGACAAGTACGCCGCCCACACGGTGGAGCAGTTGAAACTGGTCAGGCAGCTCTCCGAGGACCAGGGGCACCCGGCGGTGGCGATCTGCTGGCCGGGAATCGACGGGTACACCTACCCGCTGGGAACAGATTTCTACGACATGTGGGACCGGTTCGAGGCGGCGCTTGCCGAGGCGATTGACGAGGTGCCGGGGGTGCGGGTGGCGATCGAGCCCAAGCCTTACGAGCCGACGATCAACAATATCTGGCGCAACACGGCGGACGGGATTATCATGGCACGCAATGTGGAAGCCCGGCTGAAAACGAGCGAAAACCGCAAGCTGCTCGAGGCCGGTCACTGCCTGGTGGGCCTCAACCCGGAGATCGGCCACGTGCGGATGGGTTTCGAGGAGGTGGCCGGCAGCTACAGCGCCGTTCTTCGCGACGGCCGTCTGGCCCACACCCACTGGAACGCCCAGCCGCTGGGCAATTTCGACCAGGACCTGAATCCCGGCGTGGTTGGGCCTGAATCACTGGAGGCGCTGGTCTGGGTGCTGAAACTCTACGGTTACCGGGGGTTCTGCGGCCTGGATATCAACCCCGAGCGCATGCCTGTCGAGGCGGCTATCGCCAAGGGAATCAACGCAATCGAGGTCGCCTGGGGCGTGGTGGAAAATATCGATCCGGCCGAGCTGCTGGCCGCCTACCACAGCCCCGATGTAAATCGGGGCTGGATCGAGGACATTATCACCCGCGCCCGCGCCCGGGGGATCGACGAGTCCCGGCTGATTGCGCGCGAGGTGGTGGCCGAATTCGAAAGCAGGCCGATGGGCTGA